Within Amycolatopsis sp. cg5, the genomic segment GACTCCACAGCGCCGAACCCTTACCCGACCCGGTAGCGCCCGCCACGAGCATGTGCGAACCCGTTCCCACCAACGGAATCGTCCACGGCTTGCCGTACTCGGTCACACCCGCGTGCACCGCCCGCAGATTCACCGACGTACCGTCAGGCGAGGACAGTTCCGGGATAGGCATGCACGTAACCGCCGAGGTCAACAGATCCCGCCGCATGAAGTCGATCGACACCACGTTGGGCTCCAGCTCCCGCACCTGGCAACGGGTGACTTTCCGAGCCACTGCCAGGGCGCGGGCAGCGTCGTCGAAATCCTCCGGCGTCTGACCCGGCACCAGGCGCACCCGGACCTCATCCCACGAGGCACCCGAACGCACCGACAGGATCTTCGGGACCGCCACACCGGATTCCTGGCGTGCTTTCGCGGTCGCTTCCCGCTTGCGCCGACGCGACACCAGGTTGACCGTGACATCGATCGGGATGGCGTCATCGCGCACCGTCAGCCCGCAGGCATGCAGCCACGTCGGCAGCTTGCGCCCGTAGAGCGTCCAGCGCAGCCACCACGCCCGCAGCCGACGACCGCACCACTGGTCATACCCGACCGCGTCCAGCCGCCACCACACGAGCTGAACCAGACCCAGCGAGGCCGCGATCACGACCAGCCATACCCAGCCCAGCCAGCGGCACCACGCCCACAACGCCACCAACGTCAACGCCGTGCGCCAGTAGGTGGCCAGTTGCCGAACAACCCAGCCGACCGCACGCACCACCGCCCACAGCGCCATCGCGAGGACCGCCAAAGCCGCCAAGGCTTCCAGCACTCCCGCCAGGGCACGGCCGACCTTGGCCAGCACCCACAGCAGCACCGCCAGGCCGCCGCCGACAGCCGCGAAGATCATCACGTTCTGCACGTCGTGTGCCTGCATCAGCGACCACCCCCGACCGGGAAAGATCGCTGAGTAATTGTGTTGCGCATCTGGGTGACCCCCGTTGACGCGCAGTACTTGCCGTCATTTATCGTTTGCATTGTTCGCTTACTCCAGTGGACAGGCGCAGAACCGGAACAGGTTGGGAAGCCAGGGGCCGGTTCTGCGTTTAATAGGGACAATTTTGGGCACGTAAGGACGCGTTTGTTGAACACGCGTCCCCACGTGCGGACTTTTATCGGTCTTCACTTGTTTTCCAACATGGAGGTCAGAAGGCGGTGAACGGACCCCCGTTCTCGTAACGCGGCTGCTCATAGCGGAAGTCCATGACCGCGCGGACCACCAGCAACTCCCGGGGCACGCACAGCACGTCAGCCAGCCGCACCGCGAGCTCCACCGACATCAACGGCTGCTCCGACCGCTCGATCTTGTACAGCAGGTTTTCCGAGCATCGCGCCCGCGCCGCCAGTTGCTTACCTGTCATGTGCTGCACCGCCCGGACCCAGCGGATCCACCCGCCGATCACCCGCGTGTCCGGCATCGGCAGCGAGGACACCGCAGCCCACCGCAACGCGTCCTGCCCGCAGTCCGGGCCAGAGATCGGCGTGTGGGCCCGCATCATTCCCACCCTCCCCGCTTCAGCTCCAAGTCCCGCAGCACCATCAGCGCCAGCACCGAACGGCTCACGTCGAGCACGTCAGCCAGTGCCGCCACCGCGTCCAGTGACCGCATCGCACGGGCCCCGCTTTCGAAGCGCAGCAACGATTGCGAGGCGATACCGGACAGCCTGCACACCTCCTCCACCGACAATTGCCGATGCTCCCGAATACCCTTGATAAACGCGCAGGTCTCCACATCCGGGATCGTCGCTCCACGCCACACCTGCGCAGGACGCCCACCCGGCACGATCCGCGAATCCATCACCCGACCTCCCTTTCCCGACTGTTCTTTCTCATTCCGCGCCAGTGACGAGGTCATAGCGCGCCGCGTTCCCGTGCGTCTTCCAGGTCCGCCACCGCCCACTCGAAAACCTGCGTACGCGGCAAACCCAGCCCATCCGCCAGGCGCACCATCGTCACGATTCCCTTCACCGGCCGCCGCCCGGACTCGATCTGTGCCAACGTCGCCGGTGACATATCCATACGTTTTGCCGCCTCTCGCAGCGACAGGGGAAAACCCTCGCGCGAGAGCCTGATCAGCTCCCCGAGCGGCAGGGGCACGCCTTCACCGAAAATGACTCCCGTCGCATTCACGTCGTCACCCCTGGCAATTCGTCAGCGTGCCCTTCCTCACGTTGTTCCGACAGCGCCGCCGCCTGGTTCCGGTCCACGAAATCGGCGACTTTGTCCGCGCCGTCACGAATCTGCCGCATCAGCCTTGCGAACTCCGGCCATTCCTGTGCGTCATTCGGCGGAGTGAAAGCCAGGCTGTCTGGGTCCAGATAGATCACCAGGGCCACCAAATGCTGACCTATCAGATGCATGTCCGCAGCCGAGTCCGCGCCTGGTTTCCACGTCGCGTTGAACGCCATAATTCCTATTCCTTGTTCTCGGTTTCCAAGTCGAATGTTTCGATCATTTCGTCAACGCCGTCGCGGAGTTGGTGAAGGAAACGCACGAACTCCGGCCACATCACCGGACCGCCCGGAGCCGCGATCACCAGACTTCCCGGATCCAGCGTCAGCACCAGCACCGCCGGATCGCGACCTACGTTGCGCATGCCCGCCATCGCATTCAGCCCCGGCGTCACCCTGATGCTGACCATTTGCCCGCCCTCCGCCAATCCCTGTCTTTGCCTCCCACTGCCACGCCTGCTCTTCAAACGCTGTGGCCGCAGAGTCCACGGCAGCGAGCGTCCACCAAGGAATTTCGGGATCTGCGGCAATAGCGCGCCAGGCCGAGGCCACGGCCGGGAAGCCTCTGCCATCTCCCGGGCCGCAGCCTCACTCGAAAGCCGAGACTGACTCGTCCAAACAGCCCCGTACTCTCGATACGCCCGTTCCCATGCGTGGACTACCTTTTTGGACACCATCGCAACGTCATCCAGTCCAAGCCCGTCACGCTGCCTTGGACTCAGCCGCACCCGACCGAGTCGACTTCGCGCCACCACCCGCAGCCGCAGCCTTGAAGCCGGTGGCCCGGAACGCGTAACCCTGGTACTTGAACTCACCGTTGCCCGCGACCTTGGGTTCAGCCGTGAGTCCGTCCAGCTCAATCGGGCGCATGCCCGGCAGCACCTCCGACGTTGTCGGCACCGGCTGCACATCAGCCAACAGCGTGATCTCGAACGAGGCCCGCTTTGCCTTGGTCTCGCCCAAATCGGTCGCGGTCAGCTTCCACTGACGCTTACCTGTGATCTCGTCGATGCGCTGCTTAGCCTGCTTTCCCCTTGCCTTGTCCTCGTTCGACAAATACTCGTTGTCCGGTGCCACGTCGCCGACCATCACAAGCCCTTGCGGAAAAGCCTCATCGAATTCAATCGTGAAACGGTGACCCTTGAAAATCGCCATGTCGTTGTTGGTCCTCTGTTCGGGTCCGCCCCTGTTGGCGGCACACCACTAGATTCGGCCAAACAGCAGTCTTGCCGCAGCCCCATGGCGGTCTCGTGTGGATCTTCCTCGACCCGAGTTGTCTCTAGTTGTCTCTAGTCTGGTATCATGGTTGGCATGACCGACGACCGGGCAGGGGCGGAGAAAGACCGACCAATCGTGCTCAAAGTGCTGCTTCAGCAGCGCCATCTGCATACACACAGTGCGTTCAGGCGCGAATACGACCGAGTGGCGCTTAGGCTCGACAAAGACCTGAAAGGGAGCGCGCCCAGTAAAGCGCAATTCTATCGCTGGTTATCTGGCGATCTAGCCAGGTTGCCATACTCGGATCATTGCCGAGTCCTCGAAAGCATGTTTCCAGACTGGACTGTTCAGCAGCTTTTCGAGGAGCACGCAGGCGGCATTGGGTTCATCCCGGAGCCGCCGACGCCAGTCCGCCAAGCGACGACCCTGTTGGCAAGTCCGCCGGTTGACGAGGAGCGACCGAGGGGTGTCCCGGGGGAGCTTGTGGCGCTCTATCCACACCGGTCGGATACGCCGAAAAGTCTATGGCTCGACCTTCTTAGTGGTGCATCCGAATCTATTGACCTATTTGCCAATGCCAGTTTATTTCTTCCTGAGGATAACCCTACTGCGATCGAAATCCTCAAGAAGAAGGCGCGCAGCGGCGTTAAGATCCGCATACTGCTCGGTGACCCCGATACGGAAGCGATGGTTTTGCGAGGCAAGGAAGAACGGCTTTTTGATGCCATTCCTGGCAGAATTAAGATGGCACTCGCCTACTATCGCCCGCTCGTCGGAATAGAGGGGATTGAATTTCGGTTGCACGCGACGTCTTTGTATAACTCGATATTTCGATACGACGATCAGATGTTGGTCAATCAGCACATCTATGGTACGTACGGATATATCGCGCCTATTCTGCACCTGCGAAAGGTGGCAGGTGCAGACTTCTTTGATACCTACATGAAGAGCTTTGAGCTTGTCTGGAATGAAGAGGCATACGGAATCGACCAGGCGGAAGCGAAGAACGGCTAGCTTTGATCGTTGCGCAACTTCGCGAGCGAAGTTAGAAACAGGCTCAAGTTAGACAAGTCGGCCAAGGTCACGTCGGCTCCAGCTTTGCTCAACTGATCCACCGAGTAGATCCCCGTCGCCACGGCGATGACCTTTGCGTCTCCGTCATGCCCGGCCTTGACGTCTTCCAGTGTGTCGCCAATCAGAATTGTTGACGACCGATCAAACGTGATGCCGTACTTTTCCGCCACTTTCCGACGTGATGCATCCACCAGGTTTGAGCGCACCTTGTCATCTGATCCATATCCGCCCACCTCCATATCGACGCGAGAATCAAGATCGAAAGCCGCAAGCTTGGCCCGAGCATTCGGCAAGATATTTCCGGTTAGAGCAGACTGCACGACATTGGGTGCCGATTTCAGCGCAGCCAGCGCGTCCAGCACTCCGGGAAGAATATGGCCTCGCTTTGGCAACTCCGGCGCGTTTCGCTCCATAGCCTTGGTTAGCACGCCTTCGAACTGCGCGATCTCGACGTATCCGCTGGCATCAACCGAGTTGGCTTCCAGGATGTCCCGCATGATCTGAAAGTCGGTGCGTCCATCGGTCACCGGTCGAATCTCAATTGAGCGCCCAGTCAGCAACTCGAACGCCAAGGCGTACGTATCTTTGCTCACACCGCCGTTCTCAATCAGCGTGTGGTCCACGTCCCAGAGCACCAACGTCTTCGGGAGCTTCTCGACGAGGTCATGCAGGTTGGTAGCCATGGCCCCCATGCTTCCATACCCGGCCACCAGCTACCCCGTTACTCAAGTCACCGAGCTTCACCAGGCCACGTCTAGGTAACTTGCTGCCGAATTTGGCTCTATGGGATCAAGGCGCCGCCTTGCGGCGGCGCGCACAGGTCACCTTGCGTGCGGCGGACTTCGCCCCATGGCGGGATCGGCCTCCCGCTCCGCTCCGGCCGCCCCGCCGGGCGAGCCCGCCGACACAGGCGAATGCACGCGCGCCGCCGCCGTGTCCTCAACCATGGCCACATCGGGCCGCCGTACCCACGGCATGAGAAAGCCCCCGGCGTCCACGAGGGGGGAGGGGAACGCCGGGGGCCAGTCGAGTATTCAGGGGCCCGCACCAGGTCGCAACGCGATTCGCCCGAGGGTGTCTCGGCCCGCAGGAGGTCACCGCGGAATTGCCCGGCAGCCGCACAGGTCAGGACGACATTCGGGCATGCGGATGTGAGCGACGGGGTCAAAGAAGGTGGGCCTTCCCCGCAGCAGATCGTTTAACACCAGACCGCCTGCATCAAGAGCGCCTACGGCGTCGCTACGCGATGAAGCAAGCTTCACTTTGACACAGACGGCCTGGTGCTAACGCGGGCAGGGGCGAGGAAGACGGGGGCGGAGAGCCCACCAGGTCTACAGCCTCGTAGCCCGACTCACCAAGGAGCCACGACAATGCCCAGCCGCCAGATCAGCCCCAACCAGACCGCCCTGTTCAGCCCCCACCAACTGACTCTCTGGACCGAGCAGGCCAAGGCCGTCAGGCCGTCTCCAGGCCGTCAGACGTCCGGACCGGACCAGACCCAACCGGACCCAATCCGACCAAAGATGCAGGTCAGGACCTGTTTGACC encodes:
- a CDS encoding FtsK/SpoIIIE domain-containing protein, with amino-acid sequence MQAHDVQNVMIFAAVGGGLAVLLWVLAKVGRALAGVLEALAALAVLAMALWAVVRAVGWVVRQLATYWRTALTLVALWAWCRWLGWVWLVVIAASLGLVQLVWWRLDAVGYDQWCGRRLRAWWLRWTLYGRKLPTWLHACGLTVRDDAIPIDVTVNLVSRRRKREATAKARQESGVAVPKILSVRSGASWDEVRVRLVPGQTPEDFDDAARALAVARKVTRCQVRELEPNVVSIDFMRRDLLTSAVTCMPIPELSSPDGTSVNLRAVHAGVTEYGKPWTIPLVGTGSHMLVAGATGSGKGSALWSPLVAAAPAIRAGLVRVSGIDPKAMELSYGRGIFARYGQNGKEALEVLDGLLDELEKRKRCFAGHTREVPISTEFPVELLEFDEIGALTKYTDRKTRDSIVEKVAILATQGRALLFSVRGYVQEPTKETVPVRELLPRRIAMRLTSKTQVPMVLGDGAYERGAWANRIPESDAGLGYVWGEGVREPLRVRAGWVPDHTIKQLEHYVTNGGAQVINLADRRANEGRSA
- a CDS encoding helix-turn-helix domain-containing protein, encoding MMRAHTPISGPDCGQDALRWAAVSSLPMPDTRVIGGWIRWVRAVQHMTGKQLAARARCSENLLYKIERSEQPLMSVELAVRLADVLCVPRELLVVRAVMDFRYEQPRYENGGPFTAF
- a CDS encoding helix-turn-helix domain-containing protein, which produces MDSRIVPGGRPAQVWRGATIPDVETCAFIKGIREHRQLSVEEVCRLSGIASQSLLRFESGARAMRSLDAVAALADVLDVSRSVLALMVLRDLELKRGGWE
- a CDS encoding helix-turn-helix domain-containing protein, with the translated sequence MNATGVIFGEGVPLPLGELIRLSREGFPLSLREAAKRMDMSPATLAQIESGRRPVKGIVTMVRLADGLGLPRTQVFEWAVADLEDARERGAL
- a CDS encoding haloacid dehalogenase-like hydrolase translates to MATNLHDLVEKLPKTLVLWDVDHTLIENGGVSKDTYALAFELLTGRSIEIRPVTDGRTDFQIMRDILEANSVDASGYVEIAQFEGVLTKAMERNAPELPKRGHILPGVLDALAALKSAPNVVQSALTGNILPNARAKLAAFDLDSRVDMEVGGYGSDDKVRSNLVDASRRKVAEKYGITFDRSSTILIGDTLEDVKAGHDGDAKVIAVATGIYSVDQLSKAGADVTLADLSNLSLFLTSLAKLRNDQS